A single region of the Malaclemys terrapin pileata isolate rMalTer1 chromosome 4, rMalTer1.hap1, whole genome shotgun sequence genome encodes:
- the PPP1CA gene encoding serine/threonine-protein phosphatase PP1-alpha catalytic subunit isoform X1 has translation MSEGEKLNLDSIIGRLLEVQGSRPGKNVQLTESEIRGLCLKSREIFLSQPILLELEAPLKICGDIHGQYYDLLRLFEYGGFPPESNYLFLGDYVDRGKQSLETICLLLAYKIKYPENFFLLRGNHECASINRIYGFYDECKRRYNIKLWKTFTDCFNCLPIAAIVDEKIFCGHGGLGGLSPDLQSMEQIRRIMRPTDVPDQGLLCDLLWSDPDKDVQGWGENDRGVSFTFGSEVVAKFLHKHDLDLICRAHQVVEDGYEFFAKRQLVTLFSAPNYCGEFDNAGAMMSVDETLMCSFQILKPADKNKGKYGQFSGLNPGGRPVTPPRNSTKAKK, from the exons ATGTCGGAGGGCGAGAAACTCAACTTGGACTCCATCATCGGGCGGCTGCTGGAAG TGCAAGGCTCCCGACCTGGCAAGAATGTGCAGTTGACGGAGAGTGAGATCAGGGGCCTCTGCCTCAAGTCGCGGGAGATCTTCCTGAGCCAGCCCATTCTGCTGGAGCTGGAGGCACCGCTGAAGATCTGCG GTGACATCCATGGCCAGTACTATGACCTTCTGCGGCTCTTTGAGTACGGGGGCTTCCCACCTGAGAGCAACTACCTCTTCCTGGGCGACTATGTGGACCGGGGGAAGCAGTCGCTGGAGACCATCTGCCTCTTGCTGGCCTACAAGATTAAGTACCCTGAGAACTTCTTCCTACTGCGTGGCAATCACGAGTGTGCCAGCATCAACCGCATCTACGGCTTCTATGATGAGT GCAAGAGGCGCTACAACATCAAGCTGTGGAAGACGTTCACCGACTGCTTCAACTGCCTGCCCATCGCCGCTATTGTGGACGAGAAGATCTTCTGCGGCCATGGAGGTTTGGGAG gacTCTCACCAGACCTGCAGTCGATGGAGCAGATCCGCAGGATCATGCGCCCCACGGACGTGCCGGATCAGGGCCTGCTGTGCGACCTCCTCTGGTCCGACCCCGACAAGGAtgtccagggctggggcgagaATGATCGCGGCGTCTCCTTCACCTTCGGCTCTGAGGTGGTCGCCAAGTTCCTGCACAAACACGACCTGGACCTTATCTGTCGGGCACATCAG gtgGTGGAGGATGGTTATGAGTTTTTTGCCAAGCGCCAGCTGGTGACACTCTTCTCAGCCCCCAACTACTGCGGCGAGTTTGACAACGCGGGCGCCATGATGAGTGTGGATGAGACACTCATGTGCTCCTTCCAg ATCCTGAAACCGGCTGACAAGAACAAGGGCAAGTATGGGCAGTTCAGTGGCCTGAACCCCGGCGGCCGCCCTGTCACACCCCCGCGCAACTCGACCAAGGCCAAGAAGTAA
- the PPP1CA gene encoding serine/threonine-protein phosphatase PP1-alpha catalytic subunit isoform X2, which produces MSEGEKLNLDSIIGRLLEVQGSRPGKNVQLTESEIRGLCLKSREIFLSQPILLELEAPLKICGDIHGQYYDLLRLFEYGGFPPESNYLFLGDYVDRGKQSLETICLLLAYKIKYPENFFLLRGNHECASINRIYGFYDECKRRYNIKLWKTFTDCFNCLPIAAIVDEKIFCGHGGLSPDLQSMEQIRRIMRPTDVPDQGLLCDLLWSDPDKDVQGWGENDRGVSFTFGSEVVAKFLHKHDLDLICRAHQVVEDGYEFFAKRQLVTLFSAPNYCGEFDNAGAMMSVDETLMCSFQILKPADKNKGKYGQFSGLNPGGRPVTPPRNSTKAKK; this is translated from the exons ATGTCGGAGGGCGAGAAACTCAACTTGGACTCCATCATCGGGCGGCTGCTGGAAG TGCAAGGCTCCCGACCTGGCAAGAATGTGCAGTTGACGGAGAGTGAGATCAGGGGCCTCTGCCTCAAGTCGCGGGAGATCTTCCTGAGCCAGCCCATTCTGCTGGAGCTGGAGGCACCGCTGAAGATCTGCG GTGACATCCATGGCCAGTACTATGACCTTCTGCGGCTCTTTGAGTACGGGGGCTTCCCACCTGAGAGCAACTACCTCTTCCTGGGCGACTATGTGGACCGGGGGAAGCAGTCGCTGGAGACCATCTGCCTCTTGCTGGCCTACAAGATTAAGTACCCTGAGAACTTCTTCCTACTGCGTGGCAATCACGAGTGTGCCAGCATCAACCGCATCTACGGCTTCTATGATGAGT GCAAGAGGCGCTACAACATCAAGCTGTGGAAGACGTTCACCGACTGCTTCAACTGCCTGCCCATCGCCGCTATTGTGGACGAGAAGATCTTCTGCGGCCATGGAG gacTCTCACCAGACCTGCAGTCGATGGAGCAGATCCGCAGGATCATGCGCCCCACGGACGTGCCGGATCAGGGCCTGCTGTGCGACCTCCTCTGGTCCGACCCCGACAAGGAtgtccagggctggggcgagaATGATCGCGGCGTCTCCTTCACCTTCGGCTCTGAGGTGGTCGCCAAGTTCCTGCACAAACACGACCTGGACCTTATCTGTCGGGCACATCAG gtgGTGGAGGATGGTTATGAGTTTTTTGCCAAGCGCCAGCTGGTGACACTCTTCTCAGCCCCCAACTACTGCGGCGAGTTTGACAACGCGGGCGCCATGATGAGTGTGGATGAGACACTCATGTGCTCCTTCCAg ATCCTGAAACCGGCTGACAAGAACAAGGGCAAGTATGGGCAGTTCAGTGGCCTGAACCCCGGCGGCCGCCCTGTCACACCCCCGCGCAACTCGACCAAGGCCAAGAAGTAA